A genome region from Dolichospermum compactum NIES-806 includes the following:
- a CDS encoding uracil-DNA glycosylase, which produces MQHETQLSLFDNSSLNQRELIPTSHKIPIPSGTYENVEELTKHCNGCQRCALAQNRTHAVVGRGNLQAEIMIIGEAPGKNEDETGLPFVGRSGQLLENILASVNLSTETDTYIANICKCRPPENRVPTSEEATACKPYLFEQIRLVDPKIILLTGATSVKGVIGDNRPITKIRGQWLEWEGRLCMPIFHPSYLLRNPSREQGKPKWLMWQDIQVVRAKFDELKNQNQN; this is translated from the coding sequence ATGCAGCATGAAACTCAACTTAGTTTATTTGATAACTCTAGCTTAAACCAAAGAGAGCTAATTCCTACCAGTCATAAAATTCCCATTCCGTCAGGAACTTATGAGAATGTAGAAGAATTGACAAAACATTGTAATGGCTGTCAGCGTTGTGCATTAGCCCAAAACCGCACTCATGCTGTGGTTGGACGTGGTAATCTCCAAGCCGAAATTATGATTATTGGAGAAGCACCGGGAAAAAACGAGGACGAAACAGGTTTACCATTTGTGGGTAGATCAGGACAATTACTAGAAAATATCTTAGCTTCAGTAAATTTAAGTACGGAAACAGATACCTATATTGCCAATATTTGTAAGTGTAGACCACCGGAAAACCGTGTACCAACGAGTGAAGAAGCTACTGCTTGTAAACCATATTTATTTGAGCAGATTCGCCTGGTTGACCCAAAAATTATCTTATTAACAGGTGCAACTTCTGTGAAGGGTGTGATTGGTGATAACCGCCCGATTACTAAAATTCGTGGTCAATGGTTAGAGTGGGAAGGACGCTTATGTATGCCTATTTTTCATCCCTCTTATTTGTTGCGTAACCCTTCACGGGAACAAGGAAAGCCGAAATGGCTCATGTGGCAAGATATACAGGTGGTTCGGGCTAAGTTTGATGAATTAAAAAATCAGAATCAAAATTAA